CCCGGAGATGGGGAGTTTCAGGAAGAAGCTCCGCGGCGCCTTTGAACGAATTACCACGGTGGAACCAGAGGCGACACGAAAGACTTCGACGGAGATTTATCTTGTTTGCACGGGGTTTAAGGGTTAAAAACTATTTCCATAAATTATCAATTATGATAATCTACAGAAATGAAATATGATGCCCTTGAAACCAAGGCGGCCCCTCTTCCCTTTTTTGACGAATCGTTGCTCCGTCTCTTTGGCGGCTCAAAAGAGGCCAACCGGCTGAACTTGACCCGATGGGTTAAAGGCGGAAAAATTATCCGGCTAAAGCGGGGCCTTTACACACTCCCCGATGACCGGCGCAAAATCCGGTTTTCGCCGATGGGACTGGCCAATGCCCTCTATTCTCCGTCGTACCTTTCCCTTGAATTTGCCCTTTCCTGGTACGACATGATTCCCGAGCGGGTTTCGGCCATGACCTCGGTGTCACGGCTGAAAACAGCCAAGTTTTCAAATCCGATGGGGGTTTT
The sequence above is a segment of the Deltaproteobacteria bacterium genome. Coding sequences within it:
- a CDS encoding type IV toxin-antitoxin system AbiEi family antitoxin domain-containing protein, whose translation is MKYDALETKAAPLPFFDESLLRLFGGSKEANRLNLTRWVKGGKIIRLKRGLYTLPDDRRKIRFSPMGLANALYSPSYLSLEFALSWYDMIPERVSAMTSVSRLKTAKFSNPMGV